Proteins found in one Waddliaceae bacterium genomic segment:
- a CDS encoding DUF3638 domain-containing protein → MDSTGSGSSGRISPSLQGSGIDLKYGKNISAIDSLVGKISEVLTSHSEESPISLGKHDFVQKHEAMVTCMKALKERVYSEGSSLEDISDAAKEARSAAEELRINLGSLDDGTVKQSIEEDLKNLEEQCLNLTLKTSLIRFEEELKKYAQSTSRKPPASSSVVSANLEQYSTERFHNILMQGHTSNPMRCLERNLGHILGDFFIKEDYRFEGNTSSQTLSMMEALLSTFKSGTDKEKASIRAMSHSEQVVEDIKHCQKISDLVDRGRSKTKTEDLYPLIDQALSAVSKNISLYKRSLIPGGFPKHAMLYEAIEDDGGKYSLKVYNTGAGLQYHTHKIFAGKKKYETCLKYDYDNKEACLRDIKTLLTIVMTSEALQSKKYSAADIYDGVLRARHFTVPSQGNDDMMMIPQRAGTCSWYCLVAMMRPQFKEKKSYQQWKCLMRLRVLREAYNLLNNRSDASMEAVKFVRKGAEKLSNYVYKLWNSDDAHSVLSYDDAVEALQTIKTIMAWASEKERVELVGSDPSVFKGPVTEEKGLWQKNIENIKAYFSRYVKFRAENPPIIDTLPPDLSINVTSASAEETLREAVGYCSFLKKNGNAQEAAIFARQRLITLPPPAHGDKDSLWKQVENPMACMRQIEKLSQWCISPSMQMKDQPLASYMAYAIADKLAVTHEERTGTPEQYRISQHTLYCEPLNELYTDKLCSYSSQETTSLSGLLKYFAERNDGLIGGKQAMFRPRIGYGIAFLRTEEASYMSTFLRGEKNITNDAKLQLGVAQLFQKMREGDDFKISVRFQDGNYDSFQTDQVCFYKELPEEFRILREIALRSSVSASVKDAASADAICYKASAQYKPSVSKEIIEERGRVPAYEFLDLDETYVTVEYFYDDRLLLDKTNPSFESPLIQKYRECGDQLPQKQSSIKTALLSRREEGEILQQEITPLERALSFVRSQEVLQISNLIEYFESSPNKFEDEDFRLFFELILFEKGFLTTRLKEEPDIARQLLNFMLKAKDRYSAMDNTKELLFCIHIIQRLNEYVIDAFPEDTAKGEDIRHLYDHTIFHSEDSIVNFLRKRRDDIQDPKEKNAIWQQLIMMYSRCDILDEQMMSDTLVGVAHIKDYGVAEKYRDSHIEHEMKTALLHITSRIEDDKLSDNMVLNIFRQCLPSQLPQSDEKDRFTIEKKLPFIIVEDKTTGTSYHYNALNGIIYVDGVAILNNHSRFVGDPMYKKLFGDKKLHGVSEQQADFFTYCNYDSSLYGPLEIYAREKGIVCIRRSIGSEKYSLLTAIQVGSLPLPIPLRSQQYLHWVNESTGNIIICDKAMKTVYTIDDDALKHAEDPSLSLTNLFTDSEKLSQKRFSSICSFFDPEEADKIYPRYRFETSQCTLVWKKDDSPNIIEFPRYVDKKSSRLSFSLKDERWHASFDESYFLADSDNDERLKTLLRKNTLLAKGLDRYLIVTDGKGSYKAIMPRQKGSDANLDADATYDYIIADIDDNGNFKVSSKIDALFMAYQHLYHRDYLSVLRYLRQAEKNTVYSPEELGVCLWILSSLEENKDHDPEAASLRIYASHTIFQNVRKLSKKEKASSKYKDFVTYWNKTFTTLSSKKIPIKTPDQPYGNFWGDLRQNLQAYYISARNVDMALDFRDLLDQETRLSFFSIMIKPTEEQKIASDSDKKLSFACIARNEKTKKEYPLLDEVGDETIIREILSAYDAVHTIDGFQDVPRKGKSPLFIEDSLPSPEYPPFLYDVLETWDLYYSSYEGSVEKMFEEHPPHFWLRPGKEFLEMFKVLYQTIKNGETQHFPSIRHIINLMTNETDQETAPGSDEYKNRQLCKILYNTMLLVEKKQASRLPKWRELEDFIGTSHISEDSKDYFWETLEQETDGLLGFPPRVIPKGLTESTSKGSTSYFSLLKTGIQNIHSFTPSPREIRPPSQKSGHTIVAHQEEEIETLLTENYTALLARTIFHKKPVAVQHIDEIGHYSDDQRSRLGETVPTAAFAESRFSLLNVDFKYGLSENAAVNAQYTTIEGVAYHDIKRSLVDRSLHFDSIASEKEQAIYALANKELPKQEGQTKKDLKISGKKQEPISIEQCMAAYLHDDDGAFISRNIALDTADVVALRKMITTYLLAKTQQQQIQRSTKLLDAIIACGEESSPKRSLLINRLAMTMNATRAYDYHSHHDFLVMEYQSDILIWPSQAEKLKEIFAKSDNGVKEKVFQILMGGGKSKVMGILASLEHADGEHLSMYMVPKSLYETTIEDMKAISERSFGQKTHGIQFNREPEACTVENFKAIHDTLIKAIERREYIITTGETIQCLELELYTELHNYSRLDYDARFDRYDQTIQQAIKHKKVYLEQKIRWLTEILNIIKTRSIATIDEIDSVLDCRHEVNFTIGKKDGSFDSEKIDLFGELFSLLTTSTVEIDFKGEKHSIKDLVGLVRNEQSHLTKESYDQIKHILAEHLIEYFIKSLSPKRDADVFSDNLQQALVLNRDELVRYLSGDSLATPEFLQDLSRGFLKSVFLAERSESTSALAFAELIALSRHLLNENLYSVLSNKVDEHFGLSKSSPDNLYAIPYVAKDVPHEGSQFSDNWETASKTFITYINKGLERHHVASFVEMAYNEYSILASSEEELDQKNALELCKCFEEAFGHDLKCLSWERLTPEYRQQLEEDLCGTIHEALSRGEIIPLFLDFIKKALSSYEYHSEQLNSSAMDLRAILPKIYGYSGTANVKESDRDKNLGRVTAMLSEEDNRMITLCDAVDTKDILEKTFSASKHPEEIHAFIDIGAQFKGQTNAEIARDMLSFVHGENPDIQGVIYFNAANKLTVIKLGEEEHPIEIGESDATTIMKKSGLRPEQLFTYYDQVHITGTDIKQALPSRAIVSFSETTVLRDLLQGIMRMREFTAGIQHVDFVMTKKIADTMRRILGLPESQSISVDDIVTYAELKAITRRTEDSFREKAQEMDSIIKHHIFAKLIDTKLSFKDRLGIFDKFDYEIFIHRTGRCQYDMHHSHSIMTDTATVLKAMKDKKLKSVREKIEFIQRSDDSALSPLFTDTIENIERDLDAALARKPHDKATPAEVKNPASLQSEGQSVEVEQQVSVEKETEKEIEQESCSPAEERGIKTESPWDINLSTVSKLSDIVSHETMRSVRSLDKTLPKRFSSDIYATDNFLSVFDGDTPSLYERPSYHLLALKTQDSNKWSFIYVSQKESVAIAEQLIIQAQEDKDPKIQSWLLMPDGSIIQSGKHSLSEAVADESSAEAFNIGMAQTLFARTHFALRNKKYAHEFFNWMRSGTSHRKSSFKKVIKNINTYREQHLGLVPAEHSLILGKSDVIRTIASEQASPKTFEGDFTEQTDEKPTELRIHDLTNKQLFLLKDPALINALPLKKLRYINPKNYDKIEGVHKKAWYSINRVAKGVLGAPAKVARLGASGVIGAASGVVGAASALKTKVVKVLK, encoded by the coding sequence ATGGATTCTACAGGTTCTGGATCTTCAGGAAGAATAAGCCCTAGTCTTCAGGGTTCTGGCATAGACTTGAAATATGGGAAAAATATCAGCGCTATCGACAGTCTCGTTGGCAAGATTTCGGAGGTCTTAACCAGCCATTCTGAAGAGAGTCCTATTTCACTGGGAAAACATGACTTCGTACAAAAGCATGAAGCAATGGTTACATGTATGAAGGCTCTTAAAGAGCGTGTTTATTCCGAAGGGTCCTCCCTCGAAGACATTAGCGATGCTGCCAAAGAGGCACGCTCTGCCGCCGAAGAGCTACGGATAAATCTCGGAAGCCTCGACGACGGGACAGTCAAACAAAGCATCGAAGAAGACTTAAAAAATCTTGAAGAACAATGTTTAAACTTAACTTTAAAGACGTCCCTTATTCGCTTTGAAGAAGAACTCAAAAAATATGCCCAAAGCACATCTCGCAAACCACCGGCATCCTCTTCCGTCGTTAGTGCCAACTTAGAACAATATTCTACAGAGCGTTTCCATAATATTCTCATGCAGGGGCATACGAGCAACCCCATGCGATGCCTTGAACGCAACCTCGGCCATATCCTTGGAGATTTCTTCATTAAAGAAGATTACCGTTTCGAAGGGAATACTTCCTCGCAGACACTTTCCATGATGGAAGCTTTATTATCGACTTTCAAATCGGGGACAGACAAAGAAAAAGCAAGCATAAGAGCTATGAGCCACTCAGAACAAGTCGTTGAGGACATTAAACACTGCCAAAAGATATCTGATCTCGTCGATAGAGGGCGCTCCAAGACAAAAACCGAGGACCTTTATCCTCTTATTGACCAAGCCTTGAGTGCCGTTTCCAAAAATATCAGTCTCTACAAAAGATCTCTTATACCGGGAGGTTTTCCCAAACATGCCATGTTGTATGAAGCAATAGAAGATGACGGCGGAAAATATTCTTTGAAAGTGTATAACACCGGCGCTGGATTACAATATCATACGCACAAGATTTTTGCCGGCAAAAAAAAATACGAGACCTGTCTTAAATATGATTATGACAACAAAGAGGCTTGTCTCAGAGACATCAAAACACTGCTTACTATTGTGATGACTTCCGAAGCATTGCAGTCGAAAAAATACTCTGCAGCTGATATCTATGATGGTGTTCTTCGCGCTAGGCACTTCACGGTGCCTTCGCAGGGCAACGACGATATGATGATGATACCACAGCGCGCCGGCACTTGTTCTTGGTATTGCCTTGTTGCAATGATGCGCCCTCAATTCAAGGAGAAAAAAAGCTACCAACAGTGGAAGTGTCTCATGCGTTTGCGCGTTTTGCGTGAAGCGTACAATCTTCTTAATAATCGCTCCGATGCCAGCATGGAGGCCGTGAAATTCGTTCGCAAGGGCGCCGAAAAGTTGTCGAATTATGTCTACAAGCTGTGGAATTCCGACGACGCACATTCCGTACTATCTTATGACGACGCTGTTGAAGCCTTACAGACGATAAAAACCATAATGGCATGGGCCTCCGAAAAAGAGCGTGTTGAGCTTGTCGGAAGCGACCCCTCTGTTTTTAAAGGGCCGGTTACTGAAGAGAAGGGCTTGTGGCAAAAGAACATCGAAAATATTAAGGCCTACTTTTCTCGATATGTAAAATTTCGTGCTGAAAATCCGCCAATTATCGACACATTACCACCGGATCTATCCATTAATGTCACATCAGCATCCGCTGAAGAAACCCTTCGAGAAGCCGTTGGTTACTGCTCTTTTTTGAAAAAAAACGGGAACGCTCAAGAAGCGGCTATTTTCGCTCGACAGCGGCTGATAACGCTACCTCCGCCAGCACATGGCGATAAAGATTCCTTATGGAAACAGGTCGAAAATCCCATGGCGTGTATGCGTCAAATTGAAAAGCTCTCGCAATGGTGCATAAGTCCTTCTATGCAGATGAAAGACCAGCCGCTTGCTTCTTATATGGCATATGCTATCGCTGACAAGCTTGCCGTGACGCATGAGGAAAGGACTGGAACTCCAGAACAATATAGAATAAGTCAGCATACATTATATTGCGAACCTCTCAATGAACTCTACACCGACAAGCTTTGCTCGTATTCTTCACAAGAAACAACATCGTTATCGGGCCTTTTAAAATATTTCGCCGAAAGAAACGACGGTTTAATAGGCGGGAAACAGGCGATGTTTCGTCCTAGGATAGGCTACGGCATAGCTTTTCTCAGAACCGAAGAAGCTTCGTATATGTCGACATTCCTAAGAGGAGAAAAAAATATCACCAATGATGCCAAATTACAGCTCGGGGTCGCTCAACTTTTTCAAAAGATGCGAGAGGGCGATGACTTTAAGATTTCTGTGAGATTTCAGGATGGAAACTATGATAGTTTTCAAACAGATCAAGTTTGTTTTTATAAAGAACTTCCTGAGGAGTTTCGCATCTTACGAGAAATTGCCTTAAGAAGTTCTGTCTCTGCATCTGTAAAAGACGCCGCTTCCGCTGATGCAATATGTTATAAAGCAAGCGCACAATATAAGCCCTCTGTTTCAAAAGAAATTATCGAAGAGCGTGGCCGTGTCCCTGCTTACGAATTTTTAGACCTCGACGAAACATATGTTACGGTTGAATACTTCTATGACGACCGCCTTTTATTAGACAAGACTAACCCCTCTTTTGAGAGCCCTTTAATACAAAAATACAGGGAATGCGGCGATCAGCTTCCTCAAAAACAATCGTCTATAAAAACAGCTCTTCTTTCCAGACGCGAAGAAGGAGAGATATTACAACAGGAAATTACGCCACTAGAAAGGGCTCTTAGCTTTGTTCGTTCTCAAGAAGTTTTACAAATATCTAATCTTATAGAATATTTTGAGAGCTCTCCGAATAAATTCGAAGATGAAGATTTCCGTTTGTTTTTCGAGCTAATACTTTTCGAAAAAGGCTTTCTGACAACTCGCCTTAAAGAAGAGCCTGACATAGCTCGTCAGCTTCTCAATTTTATGCTGAAAGCCAAAGATCGCTATAGTGCTATGGATAACACTAAAGAACTTCTTTTCTGCATACACATCATACAGAGGCTCAATGAATATGTCATAGATGCCTTTCCCGAAGACACTGCCAAAGGCGAAGATATCCGTCATTTATATGATCATACTATATTTCATTCTGAAGATAGCATCGTCAATTTTTTACGAAAACGTCGCGATGACATCCAAGACCCTAAAGAGAAAAATGCTATATGGCAACAGCTTATCATGATGTATTCCCGCTGTGATATTCTCGATGAACAAATGATGTCCGACACTCTCGTTGGTGTAGCACACATAAAAGACTACGGTGTTGCCGAGAAATATCGTGATAGCCACATCGAACATGAGATGAAAACAGCTCTTCTTCATATAACATCTCGCATCGAGGACGATAAACTCAGCGATAATATGGTGTTAAATATCTTCCGGCAGTGTCTTCCTTCTCAGCTCCCACAGTCAGATGAAAAAGATAGGTTTACTATTGAAAAAAAGCTCCCTTTTATTATTGTAGAAGACAAAACGACAGGGACATCGTATCATTACAACGCTCTTAACGGCATAATTTATGTCGACGGTGTTGCCATCCTCAATAACCACTCTCGTTTTGTTGGCGATCCCATGTACAAAAAACTCTTCGGCGATAAAAAATTACACGGTGTTTCGGAACAACAAGCCGACTTCTTTACTTACTGTAATTATGATTCTTCGTTATATGGTCCTCTCGAAATATATGCCCGCGAAAAAGGAATTGTGTGTATAAGACGAAGTATCGGAAGTGAAAAATATTCGTTATTAACAGCAATACAAGTAGGGAGCCTTCCACTACCAATCCCTTTACGTTCGCAACAGTATCTTCATTGGGTCAACGAAAGCACCGGCAATATCATCATCTGTGACAAAGCGATGAAAACCGTTTATACCATAGACGATGATGCCTTAAAACATGCTGAAGACCCTAGTCTTTCTCTTACAAACCTCTTCACCGACAGTGAAAAGCTTTCGCAGAAACGTTTCAGCTCAATTTGCTCTTTTTTCGACCCCGAAGAAGCTGACAAAATATATCCGCGATATCGCTTCGAAACATCTCAGTGCACCCTTGTCTGGAAAAAGGACGACTCTCCAAATATTATAGAGTTCCCTCGTTATGTCGACAAAAAATCTTCTCGTCTTTCATTCTCGTTAAAAGATGAGCGTTGGCATGCTTCTTTCGACGAAAGCTATTTTCTCGCCGATTCTGACAACGACGAACGGCTTAAAACCCTTCTTCGAAAAAATACTTTGCTTGCCAAGGGTCTCGATCGTTATCTCATCGTTACCGACGGCAAAGGATCATACAAAGCCATAATGCCGCGTCAAAAAGGAAGCGACGCCAATCTTGATGCCGACGCGACCTATGACTATATTATTGCCGATATCGATGATAACGGCAACTTTAAGGTTTCTTCAAAAATCGACGCTCTTTTCATGGCATATCAGCATCTGTACCATCGGGACTATCTCTCTGTATTGCGTTATTTACGGCAGGCGGAAAAAAATACTGTTTATTCTCCCGAAGAGCTTGGAGTATGTCTGTGGATATTATCTTCCCTGGAAGAAAATAAAGACCACGACCCTGAAGCGGCGTCATTACGAATATATGCAAGCCATACTATCTTCCAAAATGTCCGAAAGCTCTCGAAAAAGGAAAAAGCGTCATCAAAATATAAAGACTTTGTAACATATTGGAATAAAACTTTTACCACCTTATCTAGCAAAAAAATTCCCATAAAAACCCCTGACCAGCCATACGGAAACTTTTGGGGCGACCTCCGCCAGAATTTACAGGCATATTATATTTCGGCGCGCAATGTCGACATGGCCCTCGACTTCCGTGATCTTCTCGACCAAGAGACGCGTCTATCATTTTTTAGTATCATGATAAAACCTACCGAAGAGCAAAAGATCGCTTCAGATTCCGACAAGAAACTGTCCTTCGCTTGTATAGCGCGAAACGAAAAAACAAAAAAAGAATATCCTCTCTTGGATGAAGTAGGCGACGAAACTATTATACGCGAAATACTTAGCGCTTATGATGCCGTACATACTATCGATGGCTTCCAAGATGTCCCCAGAAAAGGCAAGTCGCCTCTTTTTATCGAAGATTCTCTACCAAGCCCTGAATATCCCCCTTTTCTTTATGATGTTCTTGAAACGTGGGACCTCTATTACTCTTCCTATGAAGGCAGTGTTGAAAAAATGTTTGAAGAACATCCCCCTCATTTTTGGCTACGTCCCGGCAAAGAGTTCCTTGAAATGTTTAAGGTTCTGTATCAGACGATAAAAAACGGCGAAACGCAACATTTTCCTTCCATCCGTCATATTATAAACCTCATGACAAATGAAACCGACCAAGAAACTGCTCCTGGTAGCGACGAGTATAAAAACAGGCAGCTCTGCAAAATACTATATAATACCATGCTTCTTGTCGAAAAAAAACAAGCATCTCGATTACCGAAATGGCGTGAACTAGAAGACTTTATTGGCACTAGTCACATTAGCGAAGATTCCAAAGACTATTTTTGGGAAACTCTCGAACAAGAGACCGACGGTCTTCTAGGGTTTCCTCCTCGTGTTATACCAAAAGGCCTTACAGAGTCAACATCTAAAGGCAGCACATCGTATTTTAGTCTCTTAAAAACAGGGATTCAAAATATTCATAGTTTTACCCCCTCACCGCGAGAAATACGACCGCCATCGCAAAAAAGCGGGCATACTATCGTCGCTCATCAAGAAGAAGAGATCGAAACTCTTCTAACAGAAAATTATACAGCATTGTTAGCACGAACTATTTTTCATAAAAAGCCTGTTGCCGTACAGCATATTGATGAAATAGGACATTATTCTGACGACCAGCGTTCGCGTTTGGGTGAAACAGTCCCTACTGCAGCTTTTGCTGAAAGCCGTTTCTCTTTATTGAATGTCGACTTCAAGTATGGCTTATCTGAAAACGCTGCCGTTAATGCACAATATACTACTATTGAAGGGGTCGCTTATCATGATATAAAAAGAAGCCTTGTAGATCGAAGCCTGCACTTCGACAGCATAGCCTCCGAAAAAGAACAAGCTATTTATGCTCTTGCCAATAAAGAGCTTCCCAAACAAGAAGGGCAAACAAAAAAGGACCTAAAAATTTCGGGCAAGAAGCAAGAGCCTATAAGTATAGAACAATGCATGGCTGCATATTTGCACGATGATGACGGTGCTTTTATCAGCAGAAACATCGCTCTTGATACCGCCGATGTCGTTGCACTTCGTAAGATGATAACGACATATCTTCTTGCCAAGACACAGCAACAGCAGATACAGCGTTCGACAAAACTTCTCGATGCTATCATTGCCTGTGGCGAAGAATCATCGCCGAAGAGAAGTCTTCTCATCAACAGGCTTGCTATGACGATGAATGCTACACGCGCATATGATTACCACAGCCACCATGATTTTCTCGTCATGGAATATCAAAGCGACATCTTAATATGGCCTTCGCAAGCTGAAAAGCTTAAAGAGATCTTCGCCAAAAGTGATAATGGTGTTAAAGAGAAAGTCTTTCAAATCCTGATGGGTGGCGGCAAGTCAAAGGTTATGGGGATATTGGCGTCATTGGAACATGCCGATGGCGAGCATCTTTCCATGTATATGGTGCCGAAGTCCTTGTACGAGACGACTATAGAAGACATGAAAGCTATATCGGAGAGATCCTTCGGACAAAAAACTCATGGCATACAATTCAACCGTGAGCCGGAAGCGTGCACCGTCGAAAATTTCAAGGCAATACATGACACTTTAATAAAAGCCATTGAACGGCGGGAATATATCATAACGACGGGAGAGACGATACAGTGTCTCGAGTTAGAGCTTTATACAGAGCTCCATAATTACAGTCGTCTTGATTATGATGCGCGCTTTGATAGATATGATCAGACTATTCAACAGGCTATTAAGCATAAGAAAGTCTATTTAGAGCAGAAAATAAGGTGGTTGACGGAGATATTAAATATCATCAAGACTCGTTCCATAGCAACGATAGATGAGATAGACAGTGTGCTAGACTGCCGTCATGAAGTTAATTTCACTATAGGAAAAAAAGACGGTAGTTTCGATTCAGAGAAGATAGATCTCTTCGGAGAACTATTCTCTCTTCTAACAACATCCACTGTTGAAATAGATTTCAAAGGTGAAAAGCACAGCATTAAAGATCTTGTTGGACTTGTTCGCAACGAGCAATCACATCTTACAAAAGAGTCATACGATCAAATAAAACACATTCTCGCGGAACATCTCATAGAATATTTTATAAAATCTCTTTCTCCCAAAAGAGACGCTGACGTTTTTAGCGATAATCTTCAGCAAGCCTTGGTACTCAATAGAGACGAATTGGTGAGATATCTATCAGGAGACAGTCTTGCCACGCCTGAATTCCTTCAAGACTTATCTAGGGGATTCTTGAAAAGCGTTTTTTTAGCAGAAAGGAGCGAGTCCACGAGCGCTCTTGCTTTTGCCGAACTTATTGCACTGTCGCGGCATCTTCTCAATGAGAATCTTTATTCCGTGTTAAGCAATAAGGTTGACGAGCATTTCGGGCTGTCGAAAAGCTCCCCCGACAATTTATATGCCATACCATATGTCGCCAAGGATGTTCCTCATGAAGGCTCGCAATTTTCCGACAATTGGGAGACTGCAAGCAAGACCTTTATAACATATATCAACAAAGGCCTCGAGCGTCATCACGTCGCTTCATTTGTTGAAATGGCCTATAATGAATACAGCATATTAGCTTCTAGTGAAGAAGAGCTAGACCAAAAGAATGCGCTAGAACTCTGTAAATGCTTCGAAGAGGCTTTCGGCCATGATTTAAAATGCTTATCATGGGAGCGTCTTACTCCGGAATATAGGCAACAACTAGAAGAAGACCTGTGTGGTACGATACACGAAGCCCTTTCTCGTGGAGAAATCATTCCTCTTTTCCTCGATTTCATAAAAAAGGCTTTGAGCTCTTATGAATACCACAGTGAACAGCTCAACAGTTCTGCGATGGACCTTCGTGCTATATTACCCAAAATATATGGCTATTCTGGCACCGCCAACGTCAAAGAATCTGACCGCGACAAAAACCTCGGGCGTGTTACTGCCATGCTTTCCGAAGAAGACAATAGGATGATAACGCTCTGCGATGCTGTCGACACAAAAGATATCCTCGAGAAGACCTTCTCTGCATCGAAACATCCTGAAGAGATACATGCTTTTATCGACATAGGCGCTCAATTTAAGGGACAGACCAATGCCGAGATTGCCCGTGACATGCTCTCTTTTGTCCATGGGGAAAACCCTGACATACAGGGTGTGATATATTTCAACGCTGCCAACAAGCTGACTGTAATAAAACTCGGCGAAGAAGAGCACCCTATTGAGATAGGCGAGAGTGATGCAACAACAATAATGAAGAAGTCTGGGCTCCGTCCTGAGCAGCTTTTCACCTATTACGACCAGGTTCATATCACTGGCACAGACATCAAGCAGGCTCTACCTTCTCGCGCCATTGTCTCTTTCAGCGAAACTACAGTATTACGCGATCTTCTTCAAGGCATTATGAGGATGAGAGAATTCACTGCAGGCATACAACATGTAGACTTTGTCATGACGAAAAAAATCGCAGATACAATGCGGCGCATATTAGGCCTTCCGGAAAGCCAGTCTATATCAGTCGATGATATTGTTACATATGCCGAATTAAAAGCAATAACACGTCGCACTGAAGATTCTTTCCGCGAAAAAGCTCAAGAGATGGATAGCATCATAAAGCACCATATTTTTGCCAAGCTTATCGACACTAAGCTCTCTTTCAAAGACCGTCTTGGCATTTTCGATAAATTCGATTACGAAATTTTCATTCACAGAACTGGTCGATGCCAATATGACATGCATCATTCTCATAGTATTATGACCGACACTGCTACTGTTCTCAAAGCGATGAAAGATAAGAAGCTCAAATCTGTTCGAGAAAAAATAGAATTTATACAAAGAAGTGATGATAGTGCTTTATCGCCTCTCTTCACCGACACCATAGAAAATATAGAGAGAGACCTTGACGCTGCCCTTGCTAGAAAGCCTCACGACAAAGCAACCCCTGCAGAAGTAAAAAATCCTGCTAGCCTACAAAGCGAAGGCCAGTCTGTAGAAGTAGAACAACAGGTCTCAGTAGAAAAAGAGACGGAGAAGGAAATAGAACAAGAGAGCTGTTCTCCTGCCGAGGAACGAGGCATTAAGACAGAATCTCCGTGGGACATCAACCTTTCCACCGTCTCTAAATTGTCGGATATCGTTTCTCATGAAACCATGCGTTCAGTCCGTTCTCTTGACAAAACGCTTCCGAAGCGCTTCTCATCAGACATCTATGCCACAGATAATTTCCTTTCTGTTTTTGATGGCGACACCCCTTCGTTATATGAGCGTCCGAGTTACCACCTTCTTGCTCTCAAAACACAAGACAGCAACAAATGGTCCTTCATATATGTCTCTCAGAAGGAAAGCGTTGCTATTGCAGAGCAGCTTATTATACAAGCACAGGAAGACAAGGATCCTAAAATACAAAGCTGGCTTCTTATGCCTGACGGCTCGATAATACAGAGCGGAAAACACTCTCTTTCTGAAGCGGTTGCTGACGAATCTTCTGCCGAAGCTTTCAATATAGGAATGGCACAGACGCTTTTTGCCAGAACACATTTTGCTTTGCGCAACAAAAAATATGCCCATGAATTTTTTAATTGGATGAGGAGTGGCACATCACACAGGAAATCCTCGTTTAAAAAGGTCATTAAGAATATAAACACATATCGCGAACAGCACCTTGGGCTGGTTCCTGCAGAACACAGTCTGATATTAGGCAAAAGTGATGTCATCAGAACGATAGCTTCAGAACAGGCCTCGCCGAAGACTTTCGAGGGCGACTTCACAGAACAAACCGATGAAAAGCCAACAGAGCTCCGAATACATGATCTGACGAACAAACAGTTATTTCTTCTAAAAGACCCTGCTCTAATCAACGCATTACCCTTGAAAAAGCTTCGTTACATCAATCCTAAGAACTACGATAAGATTGAGGGGGTCCATAAGAAAGCGTGGTATTCTATTAATCGCGTCGCTAAAGGTGTTCTTGGAGCTCCTGCAAAAGTAGCCAGACTTGGGGCGTCTGGGGTGATTGGGGCGGCGTCTGGGGTGGTTGGAGCGGCGTCTGCTCTTAAGACCAAAGTCGTTAAGGTATTGAAATAA